In a single window of the Necator americanus strain Aroian chromosome X, whole genome shotgun sequence genome:
- a CDS encoding hypothetical protein (NECATOR_CHRX.G25978.T2), translating to MSGRRYDKLKSLFDDFSCGCEWENWVQEFVDDSIMKPAQLYLFVYNAVQVLGWGVILIKTIDGLSKQLSWPELYTSVETEVKIFQTLALLEIVHALIGIVRSPVGTTIMQVWSRLLLVWPILHTCATARQSVGVPMFLVAWSLTEVIRYSFYALGLLSAVPFFLTWLRYTLFIVLYPLGVTGELLTLFGALPEVAEKKYYTIEMPNPANMGFSFYAVLIASALFYIPGFPQLYLYMFAQRKKVLYVEAAKKKQ from the exons ATGTCCGGTCGTCGCTATGATAAACTAAAATCGTTGTTCGATGATTTTTCTTGTGGATGCGAA TGGGAAAACTGGGTACAGGAG TTTGTCGACGATTCTATCATGAAACCAGCTCAATTGTATCTATTTGTCTACAATGCTGTCCAAGTTCTTGG ATGGGGAGTCATCCTTATAAAAACAATCGACGGTCTCTCCAAACAGCTATCCTGGCCAGAACTCTACACATCTGTTGAGACTGAGGTGAAGATCTTCCAGACGCTTGCACTTCTTGAG ATAGTTCATGCATTGATTGGTATCGTTCGATCTCCCGTTGGAACAACCATCATGCAAGTTTGGAGCCGTTTGTTGTTAGTTTGGCCGATTCTGCACACGTGTGCTACT GCACGTCAGAGCGTTGGTGTTCCGATGTTTCTTGTTGCATGGTCTTTAACTGAAGTTATTAGATATTCGTTCTACGCACTCGGGCTGTTAAGCGCCGTTCCGTTTTTCCTCACATGGTTAAG GTACACTTTATTCATTGTCTTGTATCCTCTCGGCGTTACCGGTGAGCTGCTGACTCTTTTTGGTGCTCTTCCTGAG GTCGCCGAAAAGAAGTATTACACCATTGAGATGCCAAATCCGGCAAATATGGGCTTCTCATTCTACGCAGTTTTGATCGCTTCAGCATTGTTCTACATTCCGG GTTTCCCTCAACTCTACTTATACATGTTCGCTCAGCGCAAAAAGGTTCTTTATGTGGAAGCTGCAAAGAAGAAGCAATAA
- a CDS encoding hypothetical protein (NECATOR_CHRX.G25977.T1), translating into MALRAYRYIELPDTVDLRYSGHSVLIGSPPPKTLRVYRVFLANVALGDLLFSAATTFAQIRIIPNKWAFAYVSLGPAAYFGSHVSYLAYCVQLHALFYTFLSFPLSFGFRYYVLIKSMPKIKNCIPICVGLWLVAFAQHVIFIYSETDPAFIREYLSINKPEYNLTDFVISGNHMIKSPLTVVTLSTIVLPMFPIYLLVIFFYRRVHAFLRCNAGKMREGTVKGHKLLIQALIIQASLPLLFIFPPILIYGFYHLELINFTIIEYLVYVIFSFYPATSPLVTLYFVRPFNNAVRRLLGIHLKVSDASKSEATAMNSMK; encoded by the exons ATGGCACTGAGGGCGTATCGTTACATTGAACTCCCGGACACTGTTGACCTGAGGTACTCGGGTCATTCGGTGCTCATAGGAAGTCCAC CTCCAAAGACGCTAAGGGTTTATCGTGTATTTCTGGCAAATGTCGCACTTGGTGATCTCCTATTCTCTGCTGCAACAACATTTGCACAAATAAG gattattcCGAATAAATGGGCATTTGCCTACGTTTCATTAGGTCCAGCTGCATATTTCGGCTCACATGTATCATATTTGGCGTATTGTGTTCAACTACATGCTCTATTCTATACATTCCTGTCATTCCCTCTATCATTCGGTTTTCGATATTATGTACTAATTAAATCAAtgccaaaaatcaaaaactgtaTACCTATATGCGTGGGATTATGGCTAGTTGCATTCGCCCAACAT gtaatttttatttattctgaaACCGATCCAGCTTTTATCCGAGAATATCTGTCTATCAACAAACCTGAATACAATCTGACTGATTTTGTGATTTCTGGAAACCATATGATCAAGAGTCCTCTAACTGTTGTTACGCTTTCTACTATTGTTCTACCAATGtttccaatttatttattggtgATATTTTTCTACAGGAGGGTTCATGCATTTCTTCGTTGCAATGCAGGG aaaatgcgCGAGGGAACAGTTAAAGGACACAAACTGCTTATACAG GCTCTTATTATTCAAGCTTCACTACCTCTTCTCTTCATCTTTCCACCAATTCTTATCTACGGTTTCTACCATCTTGAACTCATAAATTTCACTATAATAGAGTACCTCGTCTACGTTATTTTCAG CTTCTATCCGGCGACAAGTCCACTAGTGACGCTGTATTTTGTAAGACCATTCAATAATGCTGTCCGTAGACTACTTGGCATTCATTTAAAGGTATCCGACGCTTCAAAGAGCGAAGCGACAGCAATGAACTCTATGAaataa
- a CDS encoding hypothetical protein (NECATOR_CHRX.G25980.T1): protein MPILSKLAYSLGFPVLTTNCYETLHTWNPDCNQAIIDTIPEGILFCLKVYAPFYLTTSLIAKKGDVRRVDWIRYFRDVIRSSIFLNFNMIFFIFFLCRIRSVLGFFTPISMGLVSSMIGSFFSLLIEKRSRWPALALYLTNLASETLFRQLSNHGYIPKVKNAEVIPFVIGMGLFSHLYSTKKLESGAKKALNLIHNPCKERDIAEDYPVPKQFKAFLYDLRKEYGKSQLCEHRHSCVSNIAESFMSNFTFGIGLSSALVLLKNITILFKNPRKILEQLFSKSSLRIPTFFGLMPLIFHTVRCSMNRFPQSGNTCRNIIAGAASGLAMLAFPNVAIAMYVMWKAIEIIFYDLVKQGKIRPLPYGDLLLYTVSTGYVLWQIIIEPQAIRKGYLKFLLGLTGNRMSLLNRDLYEHFGYQSRLLFPYRPVLNTKYVTINPMLYQPIAPCSGI, encoded by the exons ATGCCTATATTATCGAAACTGGCATATTCTCTTGGATTTCCTGTGCTAACCACAAATTGCTACGAAACACTGCATACATGGAATCCGGATTGTAATCAAGCAATAATT GATACTATTCCTGAGGGGATTCTCTTTTGTCTAAAAGTCTATGCTCCATTTTatttg aCAACTTCTTTAATTGCGAAAAAAGGTGATGTGCGACGAGTTGATTGGATCCGTTATTTTCGGGATGTTATTCgatcttctatatttctcaactttaatatgatattttttattttctttctttgccgGATAAG AAGTGTATTGGGCTTTTTCACTCCTATCTCCATGGGTTTGGTTAGTAGCATgattggaagttttttttcgttgctaaTTGAAAAACGTAGTCGCTGGCCTGCTTTAGCGCTCTACTTAACTAATTTG GCATCTGAAACTCTGTTTCGGCAACTCTCAAATCATGGATATATTCCAAAAGTCAAAAATGCAGAAGTTATACCGTTTGTGATTGGAATGGGCCTATTCTCGCATCTCTATTCGACGAAGAAACTTGAGAGTGGAGCGAAAAAAGCATTGAA tcTTATACATAATCCTTGCAAAGAGAGGGATATCGCTGAGGACTATCCAGTTCCAAAGCAATTCAAAGCATTCCTATACGATCTCAGAAAAGAATATGGAAAATCTCAACTATGTGAACATAGGCATTCTTGTGTCAGTAATATTGCGGAG AGTTTCATGAGCAATTTTACGTTTGGAATTGGATTGAGCTCTGCACTGGTGCTGCTTAAGAATATAACAATTTTGTTCaagaatcctagaaaaatattggaaCAGTTATTTTCCAAGTCATCGCTTAGAATTCCTACATTCTTTGGTTTAATGCCACTGATATTCCAT ACGGTGAGGTGTTCCATGAATCGTTTCCCTCAATCCGGTAACACTTGTCGAAATATCATTGCGGGAGCTGCTTCTGGTCTTGCAATGTTAGCATTTCCAAATGTTGCCATAGCCATGTATGTTATGTGGAAAGCAATTGAG ATAATTTTTTATGATCTTgtaaaacaaggaaaaatccGACCACTACCATATGGGGATTTGCTGTTATATACCGTATCTACTGGTTATGTTCTTTGGCAAATTATTATTGAGCCACAAGCGATTCGGAAAGGTTATCTCAAATTTTTGCTGGGACTCACAGGAAATAG GATGTCTTTGCTGAATCGTGATCTATACGAACATTTTGGTTACCAGTCACGTTTATTGTTTCCATATCGCCCAGTGCTCAATACCAAATATGTTACAATAAATCCAATGCTTTATCAACCAATCGCTCCGTGTTCTGGAATTTGA
- a CDS encoding hypothetical protein (NECATOR_CHRX.G25977.T2) has protein sequence MALRAYRYIELPDTVDLRYSAPKTLRVYRVFLANVALGDLLFSAATTFAQIRIIPNKWAFAYVSLGPAAYFGSHVSYLAYCVQLHALFYTFLSFPLSFGFRYYVLIKSMPKIKNCIPICVGLWLVAFAQHVIFIYSETDPAFIREYLSINKPEYNLTDFVISGNHMIKSPLTVVTLSTIVLPMFPIYLLVIFFYRRVHAFLRCNAGKMREGTVKGHKLLIQALIIQASLPLLFIFPPILIYGFYHLELINFTIIEYLVYVIFSFYPATSPLVTLYFVRPFNNAVRRLLGIHLKVSDASKSEATAMNSMK, from the exons ATGGCACTGAGGGCGTATCGTTACATTGAACTCCCGGACACTGTTGACCTGAGGTACTCGG CTCCAAAGACGCTAAGGGTTTATCGTGTATTTCTGGCAAATGTCGCACTTGGTGATCTCCTATTCTCTGCTGCAACAACATTTGCACAAATAAG gattattcCGAATAAATGGGCATTTGCCTACGTTTCATTAGGTCCAGCTGCATATTTCGGCTCACATGTATCATATTTGGCGTATTGTGTTCAACTACATGCTCTATTCTATACATTCCTGTCATTCCCTCTATCATTCGGTTTTCGATATTATGTACTAATTAAATCAAtgccaaaaatcaaaaactgtaTACCTATATGCGTGGGATTATGGCTAGTTGCATTCGCCCAACAT gtaatttttatttattctgaaACCGATCCAGCTTTTATCCGAGAATATCTGTCTATCAACAAACCTGAATACAATCTGACTGATTTTGTGATTTCTGGAAACCATATGATCAAGAGTCCTCTAACTGTTGTTACGCTTTCTACTATTGTTCTACCAATGtttccaatttatttattggtgATATTTTTCTACAGGAGGGTTCATGCATTTCTTCGTTGCAATGCAGGG aaaatgcgCGAGGGAACAGTTAAAGGACACAAACTGCTTATACAG GCTCTTATTATTCAAGCTTCACTACCTCTTCTCTTCATCTTTCCACCAATTCTTATCTACGGTTTCTACCATCTTGAACTCATAAATTTCACTATAATAGAGTACCTCGTCTACGTTATTTTCAG CTTCTATCCGGCGACAAGTCCACTAGTGACGCTGTATTTTGTAAGACCATTCAATAATGCTGTCCGTAGACTACTTGGCATTCATTTAAAGGTATCCGACGCTTCAAAGAGCGAAGCGACAGCAATGAACTCTATGAaataa
- a CDS encoding hypothetical protein (NECATOR_CHRX.G25978.T1): MCRLVMSYDWCFELFMSLGKLGTGGAEFVHRTRQLLAERGRSSLQFVDDSIMKPAQLYLFVYNAVQVLGWGVILIKTIDGLSKQLSWPELYTSVETEVKIFQTLALLEIVHALIGIVRSPVGTTIMQVWSRLLLVWPILHTCATARQSVGVPMFLVAWSLTEVIRYSFYALGLLSAVPFFLTWLRYTLFIVLYPLGVTGELLTLFGALPEVAEKKYYTIEMPNPANMGFSFYAVLIASALFYIPGFPQLYLYMFAQRKKVLYVEAAKKKQ; encoded by the exons ATGTGCAGGCTGGTCATGAGTTACGATTGGTGTTTTGAGCTCTTTATGAGCT TGGGAAAACTGGGTACAGGAGGTGCGGAATTTGTGCACCGTACCAGACAACTGTTAGCTGAACGTGGAAGATCCTCTTTACAGTTTGTCGACGATTCTATCATGAAACCAGCTCAATTGTATCTATTTGTCTACAATGCTGTCCAAGTTCTTGG ATGGGGAGTCATCCTTATAAAAACAATCGACGGTCTCTCCAAACAGCTATCCTGGCCAGAACTCTACACATCTGTTGAGACTGAGGTGAAGATCTTCCAGACGCTTGCACTTCTTGAG ATAGTTCATGCATTGATTGGTATCGTTCGATCTCCCGTTGGAACAACCATCATGCAAGTTTGGAGCCGTTTGTTGTTAGTTTGGCCGATTCTGCACACGTGTGCTACT GCACGTCAGAGCGTTGGTGTTCCGATGTTTCTTGTTGCATGGTCTTTAACTGAAGTTATTAGATATTCGTTCTACGCACTCGGGCTGTTAAGCGCCGTTCCGTTTTTCCTCACATGGTTAAG GTACACTTTATTCATTGTCTTGTATCCTCTCGGCGTTACCGGTGAGCTGCTGACTCTTTTTGGTGCTCTTCCTGAG GTCGCCGAAAAGAAGTATTACACCATTGAGATGCCAAATCCGGCAAATATGGGCTTCTCATTCTACGCAGTTTTGATCGCTTCAGCATTGTTCTACATTCCGG GTTTCCCTCAACTCTACTTATACATGTTCGCTCAGCGCAAAAAGGTTCTTTATGTGGAAGCTGCAAAGAAGAAGCAATAA
- a CDS encoding hypothetical protein (NECATOR_CHRX.G25979.T2): MERVAEMDNFLPCWYVLSEPVHIFCPENTATSQPNAERAAVWYSTSGTCTSPLALRQTDSSVFRSRTNKRVNSVRNLWKIKKIKRDVDFGAVEYSSDFSFPNLPRVFVLVDMILNTASHLSIPILQNWFCNPVGQDMFHVPLFTNTSVQLPMHLYHHFNAAILQSLRFSSFMGCPLPGLTIPFNVFATAQQQSFFLNPNHHYGPPVAMNGPNVPIYNEYGQPIQTLAETRGHPSEMILTSELEQATDETLNMSTVSTTFPQYEGNYSTTELPGENLAGMELDHMPMQSSPFKVNFKGIAEPEFAQNKSAPPARRRRKRAAQKRRKRRSKLSVKANTKRTSMPPKRRLTPQNTPNEATDCNNEADAEDRFQFLLDHKLAKCHCHCCAILRSTYITMEVIAKSILKRGRRYFEEQFNLAGNNHSTPQHN, translated from the exons ATGGAACGTGTTGCAGAGATGGACAATTTTCTGCCGTGCTGGTATGTGCTGTCAGAACCTGTCCACATATTCTGTCCGGAGAACACGGCCACATCGCAACCGAATGCGGAACGCGCAGCTGTCTGGTACAGCACCAGTGGCACCTGTACATCTCCACTAGCTCTAAGGCAA acCGATTCTTCAGTCTTTCGTAGTCGTACGAACAAACGTGTCAACTCTGTTCGCAATTTGTGGAAGATCAAAAAG atAAAGAGAGATGTCGATTTCGGCGCCGTTGAATACTCGTCCGATTTTTCGTTTCCCAACTTGCCCCG GGTATTCGTG Ctc GTCGATATGATTCTCAACACTGCTTCTCATTTATCGATCCCGATCCTACAAAATTGGTTCTGTAACCCGGTTGGACAGGATATGTTCCACGTTCCTCTGTTCACCAACACTTCTGTACAGTTACCAATGCATCTGTATCATCATTTCAATGCAGCTATATTACAAagtcttcgtttttcttcttttatggGATGTCCTTTGCCCGGACTTACTATTCCATTCAATGTCTTCGCTACTGCTCAACAGCAAAGTTTCTTCCTGAACCCAAATCATCATTATGGTCCGCCGGTAGCAATGAATGGTCCCAATGTTCCAATTTACAACGAATATGGACAGCCCATACAAACATTGGCAGAAACTCGGGGACATCCTTCCGAAATGATTCTCACATCTGAGTTGGAACAAGCTACTGATGAAACTCTGAATATGAGTACTGTCAGTACCACATTCCCACAGTATGAAGGGAATTACTCAACTACGGAACTACCTGGAGAGAATCTTGCTGGAATGGAGCTCGACCATATGCCAATGCAAAGCTCCCCCTTCAAAGTAAATTTCAAAGGCATCGCCGAGCCGGAGTTTGCACAGAACAAGTCAGCTCCACCAGCACGtaggagaaggaaaagagctgcccagaagagaagaaaacgccGTTCGAAGCTTTCCGTTAAAGCTAACACTAAACGTACTTCTATGCCACCAAAACGTCGTCTGACGCCACAAAATACTCCGAACGAAGCAACCGATTGCAACAACGAGGCAGACGCAGAGGATCGGTTCCAGTTTTTACTG gATCATAAGCTTGCCAAATGTCACTGTCATTGTTGTGCTATCCTAAGATCTACATATATCACAATGGAAGTAATCGCTAAAAGCATCCTGAAGCGCGGCCGACGTTATTTTGAA GAACAATTTAACCTTGCTGGAAATAATCACTCTACTCCACAGCACAACTGA
- a CDS encoding hypothetical protein (NECATOR_CHRX.G25979.T1): MSISAPLNTRPIFRFPTCPGYSWLVEYDILEQRISRTQFVQDIQLVDMILNTASHLSIPILQNWFCNPVGQDMFHVPLFTNTSVQLPMHLYHHFNAAILQSLRFSSFMGCPLPGLTIPFNVFATAQQQSFFLNPNHHYGPPVAMNGPNVPIYNEYGQPIQTLAETRGHPSEMILTSELEQATDETLNMSTVSTTFPQYEGNYSTTELPGENLAGMELDHMPMQSSPFKVNFKGIAEPEFAQNKSAPPARRRRKRAAQKRRKRRSKLSVKANTKRTSMPPKRRLTPQNTPNEATDCNNEADAEDRFQFLLDHKLAKCHCHCCAILRSTYITMEVIAKSILKRGRRYFEEQFNLAGNNHSTPQHN, translated from the exons ATGTCGATTTCGGCGCCGTTGAATACTCGTCCGATTTTTCGTTTCCCAACTTGCCCCG GGTATTCGTGGTTGGTGGAATATGATATTTTGGAGCAGCGTATCTCAAGGACTCAATTCGTTCAAGATATTCAGCtc GTCGATATGATTCTCAACACTGCTTCTCATTTATCGATCCCGATCCTACAAAATTGGTTCTGTAACCCGGTTGGACAGGATATGTTCCACGTTCCTCTGTTCACCAACACTTCTGTACAGTTACCAATGCATCTGTATCATCATTTCAATGCAGCTATATTACAAagtcttcgtttttcttcttttatggGATGTCCTTTGCCCGGACTTACTATTCCATTCAATGTCTTCGCTACTGCTCAACAGCAAAGTTTCTTCCTGAACCCAAATCATCATTATGGTCCGCCGGTAGCAATGAATGGTCCCAATGTTCCAATTTACAACGAATATGGACAGCCCATACAAACATTGGCAGAAACTCGGGGACATCCTTCCGAAATGATTCTCACATCTGAGTTGGAACAAGCTACTGATGAAACTCTGAATATGAGTACTGTCAGTACCACATTCCCACAGTATGAAGGGAATTACTCAACTACGGAACTACCTGGAGAGAATCTTGCTGGAATGGAGCTCGACCATATGCCAATGCAAAGCTCCCCCTTCAAAGTAAATTTCAAAGGCATCGCCGAGCCGGAGTTTGCACAGAACAAGTCAGCTCCACCAGCACGtaggagaaggaaaagagctgcccagaagagaagaaaacgccGTTCGAAGCTTTCCGTTAAAGCTAACACTAAACGTACTTCTATGCCACCAAAACGTCGTCTGACGCCACAAAATACTCCGAACGAAGCAACCGATTGCAACAACGAGGCAGACGCAGAGGATCGGTTCCAGTTTTTACTG gATCATAAGCTTGCCAAATGTCACTGTCATTGTTGTGCTATCCTAAGATCTACATATATCACAATGGAAGTAATCGCTAAAAGCATCCTGAAGCGCGGCCGACGTTATTTTGAA GAACAATTTAACCTTGCTGGAAATAATCACTCTACTCCACAGCACAACTGA